Proteins encoded within one genomic window of Pedobacter africanus:
- a CDS encoding FecR family protein, producing MENSNEYLDQLIDKYFSGTATLEERSLLERAYSDAAIKSHFDEGKDEHSDRLDGLLSTNYEELILRIRSGKAKRISLWPRIVAAAAAVAVIVIGLIFFKALRYPDALSGSQIVKNDILPGKNTATLTLANGKSIVLSDAKSGVLVDDDKLSYNDGTALLQHDRSLHAGERSMTLSTPRGGTYQITLTDGTKVWLNAASSLTYTARLTRGGQRRVTLNGEAYFEVAKDKSRPFVVESNGQEIEVLGTHFNVNSYKDEPGITTTLLEGSVKIKAGSKHKIIKPGEQAINNSGVIAVRQTDVDNVVDWKNGDFYLNHIEFKTAMRKIARWYDMDIIYDESVPDNMESGGWISRDKPLSAVLKSIESSGLVKFRVEGRKIYVMR from the coding sequence ATGGAGAATTCAAATGAGTATTTAGATCAATTGATCGATAAGTATTTTTCCGGAACAGCAACCTTGGAAGAGAGAAGTCTTTTAGAGCGGGCTTACAGTGATGCTGCAATTAAAAGTCATTTTGATGAGGGGAAGGATGAGCATTCTGATCGGTTGGACGGCCTGCTTAGTACAAATTATGAAGAACTGATATTGAGGATACGTTCGGGTAAGGCTAAGCGGATAAGTTTATGGCCAAGAATAGTAGCCGCGGCTGCTGCTGTAGCAGTGATCGTAATTGGTCTGATATTCTTTAAAGCGCTTCGTTATCCTGATGCCCTTTCAGGATCTCAGATTGTTAAAAACGACATTCTCCCAGGCAAAAACACAGCAACATTAACCCTTGCCAACGGCAAATCAATTGTGCTAAGCGATGCAAAGAGCGGGGTGCTTGTAGATGATGATAAATTAAGTTATAATGATGGTACAGCTTTGTTGCAACATGACCGTTCTCTACACGCAGGTGAAAGAAGTATGACGCTGAGCACACCCCGTGGCGGTACTTATCAGATTACTTTGACTGATGGGACAAAGGTATGGCTTAACGCTGCATCAAGCTTGACTTATACTGCCAGGTTAACCAGGGGAGGACAACGTAGGGTGACACTTAATGGTGAAGCATATTTTGAGGTGGCAAAGGATAAGTCACGTCCTTTTGTTGTGGAAAGCAATGGCCAGGAAATCGAAGTACTGGGTACGCATTTTAATGTCAATAGTTATAAGGATGAACCGGGCATAACCACAACGCTGCTGGAAGGCTCCGTGAAGATTAAGGCCGGAAGTAAGCATAAAATTATAAAACCCGGTGAGCAGGCAATAAACAATTCAGGTGTTATTGCTGTGCGGCAAACCGATGTAGATAATGTGGTAGACTGGAAAAATGGCGACTTCTACCTGAACCACATCGAGTTTAAAACAGCCATGAGAAAAATTGCGAGATGGTATGACATGGATATCATTTACGATGAGAGTGTGCCGGATAATATGGAATCGGGAGGGTGGATCTCAAGGGATAAACCTTTATCGGCGGTGCTTAAGTCCATAGAATCGTCTGGCCTGGTAAAATTCCGGGTAGAAGGCAGAAAAATTTATGTAATGCGATAA
- a CDS encoding TlpA family protein disulfide reductase: MKRFVFFIIIFLVAKSSFSQESHPVSWNFSSKKIAPLTYQVKLHATVQEPYHIYPQGAAGGMGMPTEILFKEDDNVEYVGEPQEHGDEQKNGESLAYYAKGATFTQTLKLKSERKTTLAFTIKYMACTNQMCLPPSKKDFTLELDNLGKDAAVVKNEDSSSSSSQIMSFTYEDFNMADMDGKTVSSKDITSRSKYTFIDFWASWCAPCRAQGRELIPIYNSYKSKGFDVIAVSLDTDVKAWKKASQADGYTWTNLSDLKGFESPISKKYNIVAIPRNLLIDQRGNIIARDLHGKELETKLADLFN; this comes from the coding sequence ATGAAACGATTTGTTTTTTTTATAATCATATTTCTGGTGGCTAAATCAAGCTTTTCTCAGGAGAGCCATCCGGTTTCCTGGAATTTTAGCAGTAAAAAAATTGCGCCGTTAACTTATCAGGTCAAATTGCACGCTACTGTTCAGGAGCCCTATCACATTTACCCTCAGGGAGCCGCGGGGGGTATGGGAATGCCAACAGAGATTTTGTTTAAGGAGGATGACAATGTAGAATATGTTGGAGAGCCGCAAGAGCATGGCGATGAACAGAAAAATGGGGAAAGCCTGGCGTATTACGCAAAAGGGGCAACCTTCACGCAGACACTCAAACTGAAGTCTGAAAGGAAGACCACCTTAGCTTTTACTATAAAGTACATGGCCTGTACAAATCAAATGTGTCTTCCACCATCGAAAAAAGACTTTACACTGGAATTGGATAATTTGGGAAAGGATGCTGCCGTCGTTAAAAACGAAGATTCTTCCAGTTCGTCTAGTCAAATCATGTCTTTCACGTATGAAGATTTCAATATGGCTGATATGGATGGGAAGACCGTTTCGTCAAAGGACATTACCTCAAGAAGCAAATATACATTTATTGACTTTTGGGCCAGCTGGTGTGCCCCATGTAGGGCGCAGGGTCGTGAATTGATCCCGATATACAATAGCTATAAATCTAAAGGCTTTGATGTTATTGCCGTTTCCTTGGATACTGATGTTAAAGCCTGGAAGAAAGCAAGCCAGGCAGACGGCTACACCTGGACAAATCTGAGTGATCTGAAGGGTTTTGAATCGCCCATCAGTAAAAAATACAATATCGTTGCCATTCCCAGAAACCTGCTGATTGACCAGAGAGGCAATATTATAGCTAGGGATTTACACGGTAAGGAACTGGAAACCAAACTGGCAGATCTGTTTAATTAA
- a CDS encoding RNA polymerase sigma factor — protein MATYTALSDQELIILLKERDELAFTEIYRRHAHMLYLHAFKILGEEDEAKDLIQEVFFAFWEKASLIEVKTNLKGYLYVALRNRIFKLIRRRKVNLDFVNLIAAQLDGLDHTTVETIDEKELIALIDREIEALPKKMKQVFELSRKEFLSNKEIAARLNMTEEAVKKQIHRALKQLKLKLGSAAEISLMLIAVIHQKP, from the coding sequence ATGGCTACTTATACCGCACTTTCTGACCAGGAGCTGATTATCTTATTGAAAGAGAGGGATGAGCTTGCCTTTACAGAAATTTACCGGCGACATGCCCATATGCTTTATTTGCATGCCTTTAAAATCTTAGGAGAGGAAGATGAAGCCAAAGATCTGATCCAGGAAGTTTTTTTTGCTTTTTGGGAAAAGGCCTCTCTGATAGAGGTAAAGACTAACTTAAAAGGTTATTTGTATGTTGCTTTGAGGAACCGCATTTTTAAACTGATCAGGAGACGAAAGGTGAATCTTGATTTCGTCAATCTGATTGCAGCACAATTGGACGGCTTGGACCATACCACCGTTGAAACAATCGATGAGAAGGAATTGATAGCCCTGATTGATAGGGAAATCGAAGCGTTGCCAAAAAAAATGAAACAGGTTTTTGAACTTAGCCGCAAAGAATTTCTAAGCAATAAGGAAATTGCGGCCCGGTTGAATATGACCGAAGAAGCTGTAAAGAAGCAGATTCATCGTGCACTGAAGCAGCTTAAGCTTAAACTGGGTAGTGCTGCCGAAATCTCCTTGATGCTGATTGCAGTGATCCATCAAAAGCCCTAA
- a CDS encoding RagB/SusD family nutrient uptake outer membrane protein produces the protein MKIFGKYILGSFALMVAIVQVSCKREFLEIVPKGQAIAITTADYEKLLNANYLATTFTAGVYQGDEMAALQPDFSNLEGSELLRQQRLFKYEARVYDVAELPNEITGETNYIRRLYLFNKIINEVMDSKGGSDDQKRALLAEAQAGRAICNFMFLSDFTKPYNVNTAGNDLGIPNLTVADVTQKDFKRGTLQAGYDLVIRDLNEALPNLGALTHRRKISRLAAEFYLSRVYIAMNNFAAAKTHLDAAFLEAQKAQIPMKLYDYTMVLDADNPDAEGSWLPDGFFGLENVPIAANNTETIYNINAGWFQFQAVNAFVFGPQTAALYGSTDRRLNLYSPFQLFTTTAYPLGMRRRNTDFFTGINVGPSLPDLYLMRAECKARSNDLSGAVTDLQILRAKRIAGTAALVPSGIATNQQALVRFILDERIREFAITGLRWLDMRRLSVDPVYSNHIKFTHKIYDQDGIEKSSYELKPERFALKFGERMLNESNGLQENP, from the coding sequence ATGAAAATTTTCGGAAAATATATTTTAGGTTCATTCGCACTGATGGTGGCTATCGTTCAGGTATCCTGCAAACGTGAATTCCTGGAGATTGTGCCTAAAGGTCAGGCGATCGCTATAACAACAGCCGATTATGAGAAGCTATTGAATGCAAATTATTTGGCAACGACGTTCACTGCGGGCGTATATCAGGGAGATGAGATGGCTGCTTTGCAACCTGATTTTAGCAACCTGGAGGGCTCTGAATTGCTCCGGCAGCAGCGCTTGTTTAAGTATGAAGCGCGGGTATACGATGTTGCTGAGTTGCCCAATGAGATTACAGGTGAAACGAACTACATCAGGAGACTTTACCTGTTTAATAAAATAATTAATGAAGTCATGGATTCTAAAGGTGGAAGCGATGACCAGAAACGGGCATTGCTCGCTGAAGCCCAAGCCGGCCGCGCAATCTGTAATTTCATGTTTTTATCAGATTTCACCAAACCCTATAACGTCAACACTGCCGGCAACGATTTAGGGATCCCAAACCTTACTGTGGCAGATGTGACCCAAAAGGATTTTAAAAGAGGGACTTTGCAAGCCGGTTATGATTTGGTAATCCGCGATCTAAATGAGGCTTTACCTAACTTAGGCGCACTTACACATCGCCGCAAGATTTCCAGATTGGCGGCAGAATTTTACCTTTCAAGGGTTTATATCGCGATGAACAATTTCGCCGCTGCAAAAACACATCTCGACGCTGCATTTTTAGAGGCTCAAAAAGCTCAGATTCCTATGAAATTGTATGATTACACGATGGTCCTCGATGCAGATAATCCAGATGCAGAAGGGTCCTGGCTTCCGGATGGCTTTTTCGGGCTGGAAAATGTACCTATTGCAGCCAACAATACAGAAACCATCTATAATATCAATGCAGGTTGGTTTCAATTTCAAGCTGTTAATGCATTTGTATTTGGTCCGCAAACAGCCGCCTTATATGGTTCAACCGACAGACGTCTAAACTTGTATTCGCCTTTTCAATTGTTTACGACGACAGCGTATCCACTTGGAATGAGACGCCGGAATACAGATTTCTTTACAGGAATAAATGTCGGGCCCTCGCTACCCGATTTATACTTAATGCGTGCAGAGTGCAAGGCGCGGTCAAACGATCTATCTGGGGCGGTAACAGATTTGCAAATTTTGCGAGCCAAACGAATTGCGGGCACTGCAGCCCTTGTTCCTTCCGGCATTGCTACAAATCAACAAGCCCTGGTCAGATTTATTTTGGATGAACGCATTCGTGAATTTGCTATTACTGGTTTACGCTGGCTGGATATGAGACGTCTTTCTGTTGATCCTGTATATAGCAATCACATTAAATTCACACACAAGATTTACGATCAGGATGGCATAGAAAAGTCTTCGTATGAGCTTAAGCCGGAAAGGTTCGCGCTTAAATTTGGAGAGCGGATGCTGAATGAAAGTAACGGTTTGCAAGAAAACCCATAA
- a CDS encoding SusC/RagA family TonB-linked outer membrane protein, giving the protein MRLTTVILIASIMQVSASTFGQQITINRKNASLESLLKEIRTQSNYDFFYDGKIIPKNRLIDVSLKNADINEALKKVLAGFSLNYTIEGKIVTIRQSKPTIIDKVISVFARIDVKGKVVDEQGKPLPGASVFVEDSQIRTTTNSKGEFLLQNVDENATILIGYVGYQPMQLKAARDLGTVKMQVSTDILNEVEVTFNTGYQQISRERAAGSFAKPDLKVMMNRTSTPNILTRLEGLVPGLTTRGPGGLLVRGQSSLPTGDNPLTSTRPLIVIDGIEFEGNIEQVNQQDVEDITILKDATSASIWGAKAANGVIVITTKKGVAGDRLTFNYDGYYAFQGRPDLDYVQRMNTQQFIGLARELFPQFSPYFPDWRTVNSNFGNLPHLQIQYDRARNRITQAQEDFKLDSLANLSNTAQIADLFVRNAGTINQTLSVSGGGKAHTFYGSLNHIGTQSNTPGQQYNQYKINLSNNLIINNRITVSINADLTNTVTRNGNTYQPDRSIVPYQLFKDANGNPLNINYLGNYRATPLSDSLRTRYQSRSLINLDYNPVLEQDRAYDTSNGIFARLVGGLKVKILKGLDYQGTYGYNLGNSNTRAVRLQDNYEMRTQVVQFTQGGNTTPPVYNLPQIGGRLVAGSNSTRAWTLRNQLVFNRDWKQHQFTLMAGQQATSSTPVTTTATYYGWDDQLQTSRPVDLARLGEGVNGIGGLATLPNNVGGSEGRIARTTSYFANMGYTFDRKYTLNASWRIDESNLFGRDKSAQNRPVYSIGGKWALGKERFMEPATWLSQLDLRLTYGITGNAPFAGAAASYDILTAESNPNYVTGAGYLLSSPANTKLTWEGTKVYNAGIDFSIFRDRLSGSIDGYIKKTEDLIGQLATSPFTGYDSVIGNYGNLDNKGIDIGLNSTNISTNDFSWSTGLTFSYNKNKLTLLRENPPVTGDELSLRERLVDYPLYTLFIYNYGGLNADGDPQVRLADGTVTSEINITKPADILYAGTTQPVWSGGLQNNFQYKSFNLSASLIYSGGYKITNNSNPATNESILGNNSLPVEFLNRWKSAGDEQKTDIPRYVPSGELASARNIGYFNQSQRYALNGAYIKLRDITLSYSLPQILVKSIRAQAVSFRFQVNNLLLWTANKNGIDPEFLGQIRDAQGTVSLGAHITF; this is encoded by the coding sequence ATGCGATTAACCACCGTAATACTAATAGCATCTATAATGCAGGTCAGTGCCTCTACATTTGGCCAGCAAATTACCATTAACCGGAAAAATGCTTCTTTGGAATCGTTGCTAAAGGAAATCAGGACGCAAAGCAATTATGACTTCTTTTACGATGGAAAAATAATCCCTAAAAACAGACTGATTGATGTGAGTTTGAAAAATGCTGATATCAACGAGGCACTGAAAAAGGTACTGGCCGGCTTTTCTCTCAATTATACCATTGAAGGTAAGATTGTGACCATAAGACAAAGTAAACCTACAATTATTGATAAGGTTATTTCGGTTTTTGCCCGGATAGATGTAAAGGGCAAAGTGGTTGACGAGCAGGGCAAGCCTCTGCCAGGGGCATCCGTGTTTGTTGAAGATAGCCAGATCAGGACAACAACAAATAGTAAAGGAGAGTTCCTGCTTCAAAATGTAGATGAGAATGCGACGATACTTATCGGTTATGTTGGTTATCAGCCGATGCAGCTTAAGGCCGCGCGCGACCTCGGTACCGTTAAAATGCAGGTTTCAACCGATATCCTCAACGAAGTTGAAGTGACTTTCAATACAGGATATCAGCAAATCTCCCGCGAACGCGCTGCAGGATCGTTTGCCAAACCTGACCTCAAGGTAATGATGAACCGGACCAGTACCCCAAATATTTTAACGCGTTTGGAAGGATTGGTTCCTGGCCTGACCACCCGCGGCCCAGGCGGTTTGCTTGTAAGGGGGCAAAGTTCTTTACCAACCGGTGATAATCCTTTAACTTCCACCAGGCCCCTAATTGTGATTGATGGAATTGAATTTGAAGGAAATATTGAACAGGTAAACCAGCAAGATGTTGAAGACATTACCATATTGAAGGATGCAACTTCAGCCTCCATCTGGGGTGCAAAAGCTGCAAACGGCGTCATTGTCATCACCACGAAAAAAGGGGTGGCAGGTGATCGGCTTACGTTCAATTACGACGGATATTATGCTTTTCAGGGCCGTCCGGACCTCGATTATGTACAGCGAATGAATACGCAGCAGTTTATCGGCCTCGCCAGAGAACTGTTTCCACAATTTAGTCCATATTTTCCAGACTGGAGAACGGTTAACAGTAACTTTGGAAACCTGCCTCACCTGCAGATCCAATACGATCGCGCCCGAAACCGCATTACCCAGGCGCAGGAAGATTTTAAACTGGACAGTCTCGCCAACCTATCCAATACCGCTCAGATTGCAGATCTTTTTGTTAGAAATGCAGGTACAATAAACCAGACATTATCTGTTTCCGGAGGTGGAAAAGCGCATACCTTTTATGGTTCATTAAACCACATTGGCACGCAAAGCAATACACCGGGACAACAATACAATCAGTACAAAATCAATCTGAGCAATAACCTGATCATCAATAACAGAATAACAGTTTCCATAAATGCGGATTTAACGAATACGGTGACCAGAAATGGCAATACCTATCAACCCGATAGAAGCATTGTCCCTTATCAGCTATTTAAGGATGCCAACGGCAATCCGCTGAACATAAATTATTTAGGTAACTATAGAGCTACTCCCCTTTCGGATTCTTTAAGAACCAGATACCAGTCACGAAGCCTCATCAATCTTGACTATAACCCGGTGCTTGAACAGGATAGGGCTTATGATACCAGCAATGGGATTTTTGCCAGATTGGTTGGGGGCTTAAAAGTCAAGATTCTGAAAGGACTGGATTACCAGGGAACCTATGGGTATAACCTGGGTAACTCCAATACGCGGGCAGTTAGACTGCAAGACAATTATGAAATGAGAACGCAGGTGGTGCAATTTACGCAAGGCGGAAACACTACCCCTCCCGTTTACAACCTCCCGCAAATCGGCGGAAGATTGGTTGCAGGAAGTAACTCTACCAGGGCCTGGACGCTAAGGAACCAATTGGTATTTAACCGCGATTGGAAGCAGCATCAATTCACGCTCATGGCTGGCCAGCAGGCCACCAGCAGCACGCCGGTGACGACAACAGCAACTTATTACGGCTGGGACGATCAGCTGCAAACTTCAAGGCCGGTAGATCTGGCACGGTTGGGTGAAGGGGTTAATGGAATTGGTGGGTTAGCAACATTACCAAACAATGTTGGTGGTTCAGAGGGGCGTATAGCGAGAACCACTTCCTATTTTGCTAATATGGGTTACACGTTCGATCGGAAATACACCTTGAATGCCAGTTGGAGAATCGACGAGAGTAATTTATTCGGACGCGATAAATCTGCACAAAACAGGCCTGTTTACAGTATTGGTGGGAAGTGGGCGTTAGGCAAGGAAAGATTTATGGAGCCAGCTACCTGGCTCAGTCAACTGGATCTTCGCCTGACCTACGGAATTACCGGTAATGCCCCTTTTGCGGGAGCAGCTGCGTCTTACGATATTCTGACGGCTGAAAGTAATCCTAATTATGTGACAGGAGCGGGATACTTGCTAAGTTCTCCCGCCAATACCAAGCTAACATGGGAAGGCACAAAAGTTTACAATGCAGGTATAGACTTTTCTATATTCAGGGACAGGTTGAGTGGATCCATTGACGGGTATATCAAGAAAACGGAAGACCTGATTGGCCAACTGGCGACTTCACCGTTTACGGGTTATGACAGCGTAATCGGCAATTATGGTAATTTAGATAATAAAGGGATAGACATTGGATTGAATTCCACCAACATCAGCACAAATGACTTCAGCTGGAGTACTGGGCTTACCTTTAGCTACAATAAAAACAAATTGACGTTACTGCGTGAGAATCCGCCGGTTACAGGGGATGAACTGAGTTTGCGGGAAAGGTTGGTAGATTATCCTTTATACACACTCTTTATCTACAATTATGGAGGCCTGAATGCGGATGGGGATCCACAGGTCAGACTGGCGGATGGTACAGTAACCTCCGAAATTAACATCACTAAACCAGCGGACATCCTTTACGCAGGTACTACGCAACCAGTTTGGTCAGGTGGATTGCAAAACAATTTTCAGTACAAATCATTTAATCTGAGTGCAAGCCTGATTTACAGCGGAGGGTATAAAATCACCAATAACAGCAATCCTGCTACAAATGAATCCATTCTTGGTAACAACAGTTTGCCAGTAGAATTTTTGAACCGCTGGAAGTCTGCCGGTGATGAGCAAAAAACGGATATTCCAAGGTATGTACCTTCTGGAGAGCTGGCAAGTGCCCGTAATATCGGCTACTTCAATCAATCTCAGCGATACGCGCTAAATGGAGCATATATCAAACTCCGCGACATCACCCTATCTTACAGCCTTCCGCAAATATTGGTAAAATCAATTCGTGCACAGGCTGTATCCTTCAGGTTCCAGGTAAATAATTTATTGTTATGGACTGCCAATAAAAATGGTATAGATCCGGAGTTTTTAGGCCAGATACGGGATGCCCAGGGAACAGTTAGTCTTGGCGCGCACATTACGTTTTAA